In Seriola aureovittata isolate HTS-2021-v1 ecotype China chromosome 24, ASM2101889v1, whole genome shotgun sequence, the following proteins share a genomic window:
- the trak2 gene encoding trafficking kinesin-binding protein 2 isoform X2, with product MFEVKPRAVEKKESSTETDEGLGSSGRHHGSVGSGSAGSGSVYLSDSQDWVVSPSCSPDEGSSQHNAISPVLAEETFRYMILSADRVEQMTKTYNDIEVVTHLLAERDRDLELAARIGQSLLQRNHLLQERNEALEEQLAQALDQVHQLQHELTKKDELLRMVASASEESETDSSVSTPLQQALPLGGTTAAAALSQLECLQSKLQELEEENLALRSEAHQLKRDTITYEEKEQQLVSDCVKELRESNTQMVSLTDELSLKNEELLRHQEEIAQLLSQIVELQHRVKELALEKEELRIHLQASKDAQRQLTAELNELAERNAECVEMLHESQEEIKELRSKNSPSAGMRRHLSYGLYPMDSLAAEIEGTMRRELSVEEETAFQDQRISQKRVFQTVRSVNASASRPASATPPIPGSGQSSLVMTAQPFQSIQGEEVRMGQPGCPGGNDLTRALHRLSLRRQNFLSERQFFQAEREKKLQVLAGAEADGEGSGCSSPMGSVVSSFSNLSELSFSSSVFKTFLPEKLQIVKPMEGSLTLHHWQQLAKPHLATILDPHPGVVTKGFRPLAQDAVYHLSDMEEDEEDEELRGAGVLEKGAAERGKEEEEEEEDEEEEEGGITFKVRYTSTPEERKERKQSVSPLPVPPLSPTMPTSSSSVRSDICLTPAAQLVTETSSLSPQPIPQVSAAAVQPQSQICTSISTTASSSVQNPGKCQSSTFSTYTFTTCRILHPSDVTQVTPSSQSSLMANTPSSMRTGPSTPVTPCRLSLGDSFPPRRPPAPTSSLAKLVLERGISAQVSTDTPPSSPKPTPRQPLYRFLPSTPPNSPTHSPCPSPVPMEPRQHPADNFLASRPAELFLQDVYGLNLGRAPHPDLPSTSQETPALASSGRARSDPVSVGLVERLRRLGFTKVLHGSESEPRKDSATFVSAGGGSLLDGLRRNQSLPAMIGARAGKPVGHPTPPLHPTSLALPPPPWGNLKERRRHLASVSRVPSSSPKH from the exons ATGTTTGAAGTCAAACCCCGGGCGGTGGAGAAGAAGGAGTCGAGCACAGAGACAG ATGAGGGGCTGGGCAGCAGCGGGAGGCATCATGGCTCGGTGGGCTCCGGGTCGGCCGGCTCCGGCTCCGTGTACCTGTCAGACAGTCAGGACTGGGTGGTTTCCCCAAGCTGCTCTCCAGACGAAGGCTCCAGCCAACACAACGCCATCTCCCCCGTGCTGGCAGAGGAAACCTTCCGCTACATGA TCCTCAGTGCCGATCGCGTGGAGCAGATGACCAAGACGTACAATGACATCGAAGTGGTCACACACCTTTTGGCTGAG CGGGACAGGGACTTGGAGCTGGCAGCGCGGATCGGTCAGTCACTCCTGCAGAGAAACCACCTGCTGCAGGAACGCAACGAGGCCTTAGAGGAGCAGCTAGCACAGGCCCTGGACCAG gttcatcagctgcagcatgAACTCACCAAGAAGGACGAGCTGCTGCGGATGGTGGCCAGCGCCTCGGAGGAGAGCGAGACCGACTCCAGCGTGTCCACGCCCCTGCAGCAGGCTCTGCCGCTGGGGGGaaccaccgccgccgccgcacTCAGCCAGCTGGAGTGTCTGCAGAGCaagctgcaggagctggaggaggagaacctGGCGCTGAGGTCTGAG GCTCATCAACTGAAGAGAGACACTATCACCTatgaggagaaggagcagcagctaGTGAGCGACTGTGTCAAGGAGCTCC gtGAGTCCAACACCCAGATGGTCTCTCTGACGGATGAACTGTCCCTGAAGAACGAGGAGCTGCTCAGACACCAGGAGGAAATCGCTCAGCTGCTCTCCCAGATCGTGGAGCTGCAACacagagtgaaggag ctgGCTCTGGAGAAAGAGGAGCTGAGGATCCATTTGCAGGCCTCCAAAGATGCTCAGAGGCAGCTCACGGCCGAG ctgaaCGAGTTGGCGGAGAGGAATGCCGAGTGTGTGGAGATGCTCCATGAGTCTCAGGAGGAGATCAAAGAGCTCCGCAGTAAAAACTCTCCCTCTGCCGGGATGCGACGGCACCTGTCCTACGGCCTCTACCCCAtg gactCTCTAGCAGCAGAGATCGAGGGCACCATGAGGAGAGAGctgagtgtggaggaggagactgCCTTTCAGGACCAAAG AATATCCCAGAAGCGAGTTTTCCAAACAGTCCGCTCCGTCAACGCCTCGGCATCGCGGCCAGCTTCAGCTACGCCTCCGATCCCCGGCTCAGGACAGAGCTCTCTAGTGATGACAGCGCAGCCCTTCCAGTCCATTCAGGG GGAGGAGGTGCGAATGGGCCAGCCCGGCTGTCCCGGTGGAAACGACCTCACAAGAGCCCTCCACCGCCTGTCGCTGCGACGACAGAACTTCCTGTCCGAGCGTCAGTTCTTCCAGGCGGAGCGCGAGAAGAAGCTGCAGGTGCTGGCGGGGGCGGAGGCAGACGGAGAGGGCAGCGGCTGCAGCTCACCGATGGGCAGCGTGGTCTCGTCTTTCTCTAACCTGTCGGAGCTCTCCTTCAGCTCCAGTGTCTTTAAGACCTTCCTGCCTGAGAAGCTTCAGATCGTCAAACCCATGGAAG gctcACTGACGCTCCATCACTGGCAGCAGCTGGCTAAACCGCACCTGGCCACCATCCTGGACCCACACCCGGGTGTAGTGACGAAGGGTTTCCGCCCGCTGGCTCAGGACGCTGTCTACCACCTCTCTGAcatggaggaggatgaggaggatgaagagctCAGAGGGGCTGGTGTCCTGGAGAAGGGGGCAGCAGAGCGgggtaaggaggaggaggaagaagaggaggacgaggaagaggaggagggcggGATCACCTTCAAGGTGCGCTACACATCTAcaccagaggagaggaaggagaggaagcagTCGGTGTCACCGCTCCCTGTCCCGCCTCTCTCCCCCACCATGCCCACGTCATCCTCCTCGGTCAGATCGGACATCTGTCTGACACCTGCAGCTCAACTAGTCACTGAGACGTCCAGCCTATCACCTCAGCCCATTCCACAAGTCTCTGCAGCAGCGGTCCAACCACAGAGTCAAATTTGCACTTCAATATCAACAACGGCATCTTCCTCTG TCCAAAATCCAGGGAAGTGTCAGAGCTCCACCTTCTCCACCTACACCTTCACGACCTGCCGCATCCTGCACcccagtgatgtcacacaggtcACCCCGAG CTCTCAGTCATCTCTCATGGCCAACACACCCAGCTCCATGAGGACAGGTCCCAGCACCCCTGTGACCCCCTGCAGACTGAGCCTGGGTGACTCCTTCCCCCCTCGACGCCCCCCTGCACCCACAAGCAGCCTGGCCAAGCTGGTCCTGGAGAGGGGCATTTCGGCACAGGTGTCCACTGACACTCCACCTTCATCCCCGAAACCCACACCACGGCAGCCCCTCTACCGTTTCCTCCCAAGTACACCCCCTAACTCCCCCACCCACTCGCCCTGTCCCTCCCCTGTGCCCATGGAGCCTCGCCAGCACCCAGCCGACAATTTTCTAGCCTCGCGGCCGGCAGAGCTTTTTCTCCAGGACGTTTACGGGTTGAATCTGGGCCGTGCCCCACATCCCGACCTACCGAGCACCTCCCAGGAAACCCCAGCCCTCGCCTCTTCAGGCCGAGCCAGGTCCGATCCGGTCAGCGTCGGCCTGGTGGAGAGGCTGCGGCGGCTGGGATTCACTAAGGTTCTCCACGGCTCGGAGTCTGAGCCGCGTAAGGATTCTGCCACTTTTGTTTCGGCAGGCGGGGGGAGCCTATTGGACGGCCTGAGGCGCAACCAGAGCCTCCCGGCCATGATTGGTGCCAGGGCGGGAAAGCCAGTCGGTCACCCCAcgcctcctcttcatcccaCCTCCCTAGccctccccccaccaccatGGGGAAACCTTAAAGAGCGGCGCCGGCATCTTGCCTCAGTCTCCCGTGTCCCGTCAAGTTCACCCAAGCACTGA
- the trak2 gene encoding trafficking kinesin-binding protein 2 isoform X1, translating to MFEVKPRAVEKKESSTETDEGLGSSGRHHGSVGSGSAGSGSVYLSDSQDWVVSPSCSPDEGSSQHNAISPVLAEETFRYMTYLALEPTSYSHPGSQSLSKVLSADRVEQMTKTYNDIEVVTHLLAERDRDLELAARIGQSLLQRNHLLQERNEALEEQLAQALDQVHQLQHELTKKDELLRMVASASEESETDSSVSTPLQQALPLGGTTAAAALSQLECLQSKLQELEEENLALRSEAHQLKRDTITYEEKEQQLVSDCVKELRESNTQMVSLTDELSLKNEELLRHQEEIAQLLSQIVELQHRVKELALEKEELRIHLQASKDAQRQLTAELNELAERNAECVEMLHESQEEIKELRSKNSPSAGMRRHLSYGLYPMDSLAAEIEGTMRRELSVEEETAFQDQRISQKRVFQTVRSVNASASRPASATPPIPGSGQSSLVMTAQPFQSIQGEEVRMGQPGCPGGNDLTRALHRLSLRRQNFLSERQFFQAEREKKLQVLAGAEADGEGSGCSSPMGSVVSSFSNLSELSFSSSVFKTFLPEKLQIVKPMEGSLTLHHWQQLAKPHLATILDPHPGVVTKGFRPLAQDAVYHLSDMEEDEEDEELRGAGVLEKGAAERGKEEEEEEEDEEEEEGGITFKVRYTSTPEERKERKQSVSPLPVPPLSPTMPTSSSSVRSDICLTPAAQLVTETSSLSPQPIPQVSAAAVQPQSQICTSISTTASSSVQNPGKCQSSTFSTYTFTTCRILHPSDVTQVTPSSQSSLMANTPSSMRTGPSTPVTPCRLSLGDSFPPRRPPAPTSSLAKLVLERGISAQVSTDTPPSSPKPTPRQPLYRFLPSTPPNSPTHSPCPSPVPMEPRQHPADNFLASRPAELFLQDVYGLNLGRAPHPDLPSTSQETPALASSGRARSDPVSVGLVERLRRLGFTKVLHGSESEPRKDSATFVSAGGGSLLDGLRRNQSLPAMIGARAGKPVGHPTPPLHPTSLALPPPPWGNLKERRRHLASVSRVPSSSPKH from the exons ATGTTTGAAGTCAAACCCCGGGCGGTGGAGAAGAAGGAGTCGAGCACAGAGACAG ATGAGGGGCTGGGCAGCAGCGGGAGGCATCATGGCTCGGTGGGCTCCGGGTCGGCCGGCTCCGGCTCCGTGTACCTGTCAGACAGTCAGGACTGGGTGGTTTCCCCAAGCTGCTCTCCAGACGAAGGCTCCAGCCAACACAACGCCATCTCCCCCGTGCTGGCAGAGGAAACCTTCCGCTACATGA CATATCTTGCTTTGGAGCCCACCTCTTATTCCCACCCCGGCTCCCAGAGCCTCTCCAAAG TCCTCAGTGCCGATCGCGTGGAGCAGATGACCAAGACGTACAATGACATCGAAGTGGTCACACACCTTTTGGCTGAG CGGGACAGGGACTTGGAGCTGGCAGCGCGGATCGGTCAGTCACTCCTGCAGAGAAACCACCTGCTGCAGGAACGCAACGAGGCCTTAGAGGAGCAGCTAGCACAGGCCCTGGACCAG gttcatcagctgcagcatgAACTCACCAAGAAGGACGAGCTGCTGCGGATGGTGGCCAGCGCCTCGGAGGAGAGCGAGACCGACTCCAGCGTGTCCACGCCCCTGCAGCAGGCTCTGCCGCTGGGGGGaaccaccgccgccgccgcacTCAGCCAGCTGGAGTGTCTGCAGAGCaagctgcaggagctggaggaggagaacctGGCGCTGAGGTCTGAG GCTCATCAACTGAAGAGAGACACTATCACCTatgaggagaaggagcagcagctaGTGAGCGACTGTGTCAAGGAGCTCC gtGAGTCCAACACCCAGATGGTCTCTCTGACGGATGAACTGTCCCTGAAGAACGAGGAGCTGCTCAGACACCAGGAGGAAATCGCTCAGCTGCTCTCCCAGATCGTGGAGCTGCAACacagagtgaaggag ctgGCTCTGGAGAAAGAGGAGCTGAGGATCCATTTGCAGGCCTCCAAAGATGCTCAGAGGCAGCTCACGGCCGAG ctgaaCGAGTTGGCGGAGAGGAATGCCGAGTGTGTGGAGATGCTCCATGAGTCTCAGGAGGAGATCAAAGAGCTCCGCAGTAAAAACTCTCCCTCTGCCGGGATGCGACGGCACCTGTCCTACGGCCTCTACCCCAtg gactCTCTAGCAGCAGAGATCGAGGGCACCATGAGGAGAGAGctgagtgtggaggaggagactgCCTTTCAGGACCAAAG AATATCCCAGAAGCGAGTTTTCCAAACAGTCCGCTCCGTCAACGCCTCGGCATCGCGGCCAGCTTCAGCTACGCCTCCGATCCCCGGCTCAGGACAGAGCTCTCTAGTGATGACAGCGCAGCCCTTCCAGTCCATTCAGGG GGAGGAGGTGCGAATGGGCCAGCCCGGCTGTCCCGGTGGAAACGACCTCACAAGAGCCCTCCACCGCCTGTCGCTGCGACGACAGAACTTCCTGTCCGAGCGTCAGTTCTTCCAGGCGGAGCGCGAGAAGAAGCTGCAGGTGCTGGCGGGGGCGGAGGCAGACGGAGAGGGCAGCGGCTGCAGCTCACCGATGGGCAGCGTGGTCTCGTCTTTCTCTAACCTGTCGGAGCTCTCCTTCAGCTCCAGTGTCTTTAAGACCTTCCTGCCTGAGAAGCTTCAGATCGTCAAACCCATGGAAG gctcACTGACGCTCCATCACTGGCAGCAGCTGGCTAAACCGCACCTGGCCACCATCCTGGACCCACACCCGGGTGTAGTGACGAAGGGTTTCCGCCCGCTGGCTCAGGACGCTGTCTACCACCTCTCTGAcatggaggaggatgaggaggatgaagagctCAGAGGGGCTGGTGTCCTGGAGAAGGGGGCAGCAGAGCGgggtaaggaggaggaggaagaagaggaggacgaggaagaggaggagggcggGATCACCTTCAAGGTGCGCTACACATCTAcaccagaggagaggaaggagaggaagcagTCGGTGTCACCGCTCCCTGTCCCGCCTCTCTCCCCCACCATGCCCACGTCATCCTCCTCGGTCAGATCGGACATCTGTCTGACACCTGCAGCTCAACTAGTCACTGAGACGTCCAGCCTATCACCTCAGCCCATTCCACAAGTCTCTGCAGCAGCGGTCCAACCACAGAGTCAAATTTGCACTTCAATATCAACAACGGCATCTTCCTCTG TCCAAAATCCAGGGAAGTGTCAGAGCTCCACCTTCTCCACCTACACCTTCACGACCTGCCGCATCCTGCACcccagtgatgtcacacaggtcACCCCGAG CTCTCAGTCATCTCTCATGGCCAACACACCCAGCTCCATGAGGACAGGTCCCAGCACCCCTGTGACCCCCTGCAGACTGAGCCTGGGTGACTCCTTCCCCCCTCGACGCCCCCCTGCACCCACAAGCAGCCTGGCCAAGCTGGTCCTGGAGAGGGGCATTTCGGCACAGGTGTCCACTGACACTCCACCTTCATCCCCGAAACCCACACCACGGCAGCCCCTCTACCGTTTCCTCCCAAGTACACCCCCTAACTCCCCCACCCACTCGCCCTGTCCCTCCCCTGTGCCCATGGAGCCTCGCCAGCACCCAGCCGACAATTTTCTAGCCTCGCGGCCGGCAGAGCTTTTTCTCCAGGACGTTTACGGGTTGAATCTGGGCCGTGCCCCACATCCCGACCTACCGAGCACCTCCCAGGAAACCCCAGCCCTCGCCTCTTCAGGCCGAGCCAGGTCCGATCCGGTCAGCGTCGGCCTGGTGGAGAGGCTGCGGCGGCTGGGATTCACTAAGGTTCTCCACGGCTCGGAGTCTGAGCCGCGTAAGGATTCTGCCACTTTTGTTTCGGCAGGCGGGGGGAGCCTATTGGACGGCCTGAGGCGCAACCAGAGCCTCCCGGCCATGATTGGTGCCAGGGCGGGAAAGCCAGTCGGTCACCCCAcgcctcctcttcatcccaCCTCCCTAGccctccccccaccaccatGGGGAAACCTTAAAGAGCGGCGCCGGCATCTTGCCTCAGTCTCCCGTGTCCCGTCAAGTTCACCCAAGCACTGA
- the trak2 gene encoding trafficking kinesin-binding protein 2 isoform X3: MPVLNIHNEEVYDNFAVEAYLALEPTSYSHPGSQSLSKVLSADRVEQMTKTYNDIEVVTHLLAERDRDLELAARIGQSLLQRNHLLQERNEALEEQLAQALDQVHQLQHELTKKDELLRMVASASEESETDSSVSTPLQQALPLGGTTAAAALSQLECLQSKLQELEEENLALRSEAHQLKRDTITYEEKEQQLVSDCVKELRESNTQMVSLTDELSLKNEELLRHQEEIAQLLSQIVELQHRVKELALEKEELRIHLQASKDAQRQLTAELNELAERNAECVEMLHESQEEIKELRSKNSPSAGMRRHLSYGLYPMDSLAAEIEGTMRRELSVEEETAFQDQRISQKRVFQTVRSVNASASRPASATPPIPGSGQSSLVMTAQPFQSIQGEEVRMGQPGCPGGNDLTRALHRLSLRRQNFLSERQFFQAEREKKLQVLAGAEADGEGSGCSSPMGSVVSSFSNLSELSFSSSVFKTFLPEKLQIVKPMEGSLTLHHWQQLAKPHLATILDPHPGVVTKGFRPLAQDAVYHLSDMEEDEEDEELRGAGVLEKGAAERGKEEEEEEEDEEEEEGGITFKVRYTSTPEERKERKQSVSPLPVPPLSPTMPTSSSSVRSDICLTPAAQLVTETSSLSPQPIPQVSAAAVQPQSQICTSISTTASSSVQNPGKCQSSTFSTYTFTTCRILHPSDVTQVTPSSQSSLMANTPSSMRTGPSTPVTPCRLSLGDSFPPRRPPAPTSSLAKLVLERGISAQVSTDTPPSSPKPTPRQPLYRFLPSTPPNSPTHSPCPSPVPMEPRQHPADNFLASRPAELFLQDVYGLNLGRAPHPDLPSTSQETPALASSGRARSDPVSVGLVERLRRLGFTKVLHGSESEPRKDSATFVSAGGGSLLDGLRRNQSLPAMIGARAGKPVGHPTPPLHPTSLALPPPPWGNLKERRRHLASVSRVPSSSPKH; encoded by the exons ATGCCGGTTTTAAACATCCACAATGAGGAGGTTTACGATAACTTCGCTGTGGAAG CATATCTTGCTTTGGAGCCCACCTCTTATTCCCACCCCGGCTCCCAGAGCCTCTCCAAAG TCCTCAGTGCCGATCGCGTGGAGCAGATGACCAAGACGTACAATGACATCGAAGTGGTCACACACCTTTTGGCTGAG CGGGACAGGGACTTGGAGCTGGCAGCGCGGATCGGTCAGTCACTCCTGCAGAGAAACCACCTGCTGCAGGAACGCAACGAGGCCTTAGAGGAGCAGCTAGCACAGGCCCTGGACCAG gttcatcagctgcagcatgAACTCACCAAGAAGGACGAGCTGCTGCGGATGGTGGCCAGCGCCTCGGAGGAGAGCGAGACCGACTCCAGCGTGTCCACGCCCCTGCAGCAGGCTCTGCCGCTGGGGGGaaccaccgccgccgccgcacTCAGCCAGCTGGAGTGTCTGCAGAGCaagctgcaggagctggaggaggagaacctGGCGCTGAGGTCTGAG GCTCATCAACTGAAGAGAGACACTATCACCTatgaggagaaggagcagcagctaGTGAGCGACTGTGTCAAGGAGCTCC gtGAGTCCAACACCCAGATGGTCTCTCTGACGGATGAACTGTCCCTGAAGAACGAGGAGCTGCTCAGACACCAGGAGGAAATCGCTCAGCTGCTCTCCCAGATCGTGGAGCTGCAACacagagtgaaggag ctgGCTCTGGAGAAAGAGGAGCTGAGGATCCATTTGCAGGCCTCCAAAGATGCTCAGAGGCAGCTCACGGCCGAG ctgaaCGAGTTGGCGGAGAGGAATGCCGAGTGTGTGGAGATGCTCCATGAGTCTCAGGAGGAGATCAAAGAGCTCCGCAGTAAAAACTCTCCCTCTGCCGGGATGCGACGGCACCTGTCCTACGGCCTCTACCCCAtg gactCTCTAGCAGCAGAGATCGAGGGCACCATGAGGAGAGAGctgagtgtggaggaggagactgCCTTTCAGGACCAAAG AATATCCCAGAAGCGAGTTTTCCAAACAGTCCGCTCCGTCAACGCCTCGGCATCGCGGCCAGCTTCAGCTACGCCTCCGATCCCCGGCTCAGGACAGAGCTCTCTAGTGATGACAGCGCAGCCCTTCCAGTCCATTCAGGG GGAGGAGGTGCGAATGGGCCAGCCCGGCTGTCCCGGTGGAAACGACCTCACAAGAGCCCTCCACCGCCTGTCGCTGCGACGACAGAACTTCCTGTCCGAGCGTCAGTTCTTCCAGGCGGAGCGCGAGAAGAAGCTGCAGGTGCTGGCGGGGGCGGAGGCAGACGGAGAGGGCAGCGGCTGCAGCTCACCGATGGGCAGCGTGGTCTCGTCTTTCTCTAACCTGTCGGAGCTCTCCTTCAGCTCCAGTGTCTTTAAGACCTTCCTGCCTGAGAAGCTTCAGATCGTCAAACCCATGGAAG gctcACTGACGCTCCATCACTGGCAGCAGCTGGCTAAACCGCACCTGGCCACCATCCTGGACCCACACCCGGGTGTAGTGACGAAGGGTTTCCGCCCGCTGGCTCAGGACGCTGTCTACCACCTCTCTGAcatggaggaggatgaggaggatgaagagctCAGAGGGGCTGGTGTCCTGGAGAAGGGGGCAGCAGAGCGgggtaaggaggaggaggaagaagaggaggacgaggaagaggaggagggcggGATCACCTTCAAGGTGCGCTACACATCTAcaccagaggagaggaaggagaggaagcagTCGGTGTCACCGCTCCCTGTCCCGCCTCTCTCCCCCACCATGCCCACGTCATCCTCCTCGGTCAGATCGGACATCTGTCTGACACCTGCAGCTCAACTAGTCACTGAGACGTCCAGCCTATCACCTCAGCCCATTCCACAAGTCTCTGCAGCAGCGGTCCAACCACAGAGTCAAATTTGCACTTCAATATCAACAACGGCATCTTCCTCTG TCCAAAATCCAGGGAAGTGTCAGAGCTCCACCTTCTCCACCTACACCTTCACGACCTGCCGCATCCTGCACcccagtgatgtcacacaggtcACCCCGAG CTCTCAGTCATCTCTCATGGCCAACACACCCAGCTCCATGAGGACAGGTCCCAGCACCCCTGTGACCCCCTGCAGACTGAGCCTGGGTGACTCCTTCCCCCCTCGACGCCCCCCTGCACCCACAAGCAGCCTGGCCAAGCTGGTCCTGGAGAGGGGCATTTCGGCACAGGTGTCCACTGACACTCCACCTTCATCCCCGAAACCCACACCACGGCAGCCCCTCTACCGTTTCCTCCCAAGTACACCCCCTAACTCCCCCACCCACTCGCCCTGTCCCTCCCCTGTGCCCATGGAGCCTCGCCAGCACCCAGCCGACAATTTTCTAGCCTCGCGGCCGGCAGAGCTTTTTCTCCAGGACGTTTACGGGTTGAATCTGGGCCGTGCCCCACATCCCGACCTACCGAGCACCTCCCAGGAAACCCCAGCCCTCGCCTCTTCAGGCCGAGCCAGGTCCGATCCGGTCAGCGTCGGCCTGGTGGAGAGGCTGCGGCGGCTGGGATTCACTAAGGTTCTCCACGGCTCGGAGTCTGAGCCGCGTAAGGATTCTGCCACTTTTGTTTCGGCAGGCGGGGGGAGCCTATTGGACGGCCTGAGGCGCAACCAGAGCCTCCCGGCCATGATTGGTGCCAGGGCGGGAAAGCCAGTCGGTCACCCCAcgcctcctcttcatcccaCCTCCCTAGccctccccccaccaccatGGGGAAACCTTAAAGAGCGGCGCCGGCATCTTGCCTCAGTCTCCCGTGTCCCGTCAAGTTCACCCAAGCACTGA